A window from Theropithecus gelada isolate Dixy chromosome 1, Tgel_1.0, whole genome shotgun sequence encodes these proteins:
- the LOC112605148 gene encoding immunoglobulin superfamily DCC subclass member 3-like — protein sequence MALLLLLLLPGCGRAAGSELAFVQEPGDTVAVREHPLVLPCQVEGEPPVSISWQRDGLALANDSGATLMPDGSLHLAALPSRWSLLSSAHEYHCVTQNRYGRLVSRRARVKLASLSHFHQHPESVEVERGGVARFQCLI from the exons AtggcgctgctgctgctgctgctgctcccagGCTGCG GCCGTGCTGCAGGCTCCGAGCTGGCCTTTGTGCAGGAGCCAGGGGACACAGTGGCTGTGCGGGAGCACCCACTGGTGCTGCCCTGCCAAGTGGAGGGTGAGCCGCCCGTGTCCATTTCTTGGCAGCGGGATGGGCTGGCCTTAGCCAATGACAGCGGTGCCACCCTGATGCCAGATGGCTCCCTGCACCTGGCTGCCCTGCCTTCCCGCTGGAGCCTCCTTTCCAGTGCCCACGAGTACCACTGCGTGACCCAGAACCGCTACGGGCGGCTGGTGAGCCGACGGGCCCGGGTAAAGCTGGCAA GTCTGTCCCACTTCCACCAACATCCAGAATCGGTTGAGGTGGAGCGGGGTGGAGTTGCTCGTTTCCAGTGCCTGATCTAG